Proteins found in one Micromonospora sp. WMMD1082 genomic segment:
- a CDS encoding helical backbone metal receptor, with translation MRVVSLVPSLTEAVALTLPGLLVGATDWCTHPADLDVPRVGGTKYPDLDRVRALRPDLVLLNIEENRREDAAALAAAGVPVRLTYPRTVDGALTELADLLRDLGAPAEPDWLTAARHAWAALPGTPVARRAVVPVWRRPWVVLGADTFAGDVLRRLGVANRYAEQPERYPRPSLDQLRAQSPDLVVLPDEPYRFTRDDGPEAFPGIPCALVSGRHLTWYGPSLAEATAVLTAQLADPLVAG, from the coding sequence GTGCGGGTGGTGTCGCTGGTGCCGTCGCTGACCGAGGCGGTGGCGTTGACCCTGCCCGGGCTGCTGGTCGGGGCCACCGACTGGTGCACCCACCCGGCCGACCTGGACGTGCCCCGGGTGGGCGGCACCAAGTATCCGGATCTGGACCGGGTCCGTGCGCTCCGCCCCGACCTGGTCCTGCTCAACATCGAGGAGAACCGGCGCGAGGATGCCGCCGCCCTGGCCGCCGCGGGCGTACCGGTCCGGCTGACCTATCCGCGCACCGTGGACGGTGCGCTGACCGAACTGGCCGACCTGCTCCGCGACCTCGGCGCACCGGCGGAACCCGACTGGCTGACCGCGGCCCGGCACGCCTGGGCCGCGCTCCCCGGGACGCCGGTCGCCCGGCGCGCCGTGGTGCCGGTCTGGCGGCGCCCCTGGGTGGTACTCGGCGCCGACACCTTCGCCGGCGACGTGCTGCGCCGGCTCGGCGTCGCCAACCGCTACGCCGAGCAGCCGGAACGGTACCCGCGGCCGAGCCTCGATCAGCTGCGGGCACAATCACCCGACCTGGTCGTGTTGCCGGACGAGCCGTACCGGTTCACCCGTGACGACGGACCGGAGGCGTTCCCGGGCATCCCCTGCGCCCTGGTGTCCGGACGGCACCTGACCTGGTACGGCCCGTCGCTGGCCGAGGCGACCGCGGTCCTGACCGCCCAACTCGCCGACCCGCTCGTCGCCGGCTGA